In Crassostrea angulata isolate pt1a10 chromosome 6, ASM2561291v2, whole genome shotgun sequence, a genomic segment contains:
- the LOC128187109 gene encoding nuclear receptor corepressor 1-like isoform X7, which translates to MSGRPPNERGPPGNPHDVPSPYKRPRPQSPVQQRPGYPYAQDPQSHRAYPGVPVTASVYPMYRQEYQGSADQAGRDRYREEYHLIPHRRPTLLHDYQAHRANIDRYRSREAYAGYAQDTMGNIQVSQGGGDPGPSTSQVNQASTGPHTPKRPRLGMERPELQPLQIDVKKEPTYNPQVEAISPTLPPDETSPSSKDQLLQAISKVDREISKVDKDIQKLKKKQEQLELEKCKPPEEKQKVKDIVVTETKHQSIAQIIYAENRKKAEEAHNMFAKLGPKIDLVCVKLPLYNQPSDTTVYHENKRKYAEFKPRLLLHFKKRQQEKRIRERYLTERYDQLMQVWLKKIERIENNAKRKAKDAKTREYFEKVFPEIKKNREDKERFSRAGTRAGNNGVYARSEAELEQIMDGLHEQEEEDKKMRSYAVVPPMMLDARQRKLRYTNNNGRVEDPMAEDEERKFINVWTPQEKNIFKEKYLQHPKNFSYIAQFLERKSVADCVQYYYQTKKTENYKQLLRKQTVRKQKWKKPQQQASSRLQDDSNKERGAGGEDEVVSSATSEQAMETSDNCAQASSSSEADLKIKEEEFSSDDNEAMAAVTAGSEGDGGAHNCAICDVHLEHYGLSRPLTQSNCDLYGMKEENLKPDMRVCSSCRCKSVRRRYTQCPVPLCKTPKRKVKRLRPLPPKWSELSAEAKDPIIKELQLTDDITKCCSACFNRIARRLGTGSGAGDQVAPMAPETTDTTGILKSVETSRWTEEEMEIAKQGLRLHGRDWAAIASMVPTKTEAQCKNFYFNYKKKLNLEQIVQEHAKEKVLNSQEVDKRTTSVCESIASTVTATSDVEDMSSGMEDNDEDNDSDTTSAPSPTAQRMEEGPMKEDKQEGNTVPELPDHQSTAPVGFPQNLTSNKPLSASQGSLRSVDNDSSATMSADEAHPSDSHTHREQQSEPRDSFSPRTSGIPASKLPMQHPGFGNFPLQPPQASQTHVQQVIQGAQLGVPNQPRPSTSPGLQMKSAPHAHPSPIRQSPVPSMVGSSPALEMDHNRPSRPSSRDIREVQQGMGQANSSVLDFSGRQMSQNQQQGRNTLYSMMYQGENNQHRPSSAMSEPGFVNQGHLSRSMSPIVPGNKNSQNDAKRMSCVRDLIHSAIERNLVQSDRPTERPPEKRPASSEPVYRGQPMIPGMNQYNVQDLRKEKPEYGGRHSVSPYHMPVGRMEREVPDSRDRDLPQDLSKAPQGYRGNPRDFGSQPQFEYRRPAEDPLPRSSGPPPAHSQKPSGYYHNEALPLTNRPPSVEQKSPQPSFQHDRQAISPAINRHIPPSTSPYPGMPTVMDPHGRGQPRQTIPPPPPLINNKGPSPKLNTKSPPSSGHPSMLMPPGSVMHSPSGSITQGTPVRTMAQSLNPNQVASMAQRQEAIHRPVQPRMPSGSITSGTPVNRDMGNRGPPGGMEGPRMQQLQWEQQRMMMEQHMTRPQQYPQPGMPYPYQSENSTRQTIRCDFETSRQMGGPHSRKQESQSSPRGKEGKPGAYPGSMMPGYPQSSQGLVYLQPSMPQDRRLSPHPSHNAPPHEEKPIGWPKQGMAGPVPGQVPHDRPSITHGTGRPSVITVNDRPEYPNEGMRGGQGASSPRYDSMLQRQQQQQQQRTSIPAATLAAQQQEYNRRQMQEKQEQQERENANKVKAFNLEEQIRREIMESPKQEERLHKTETDSSRSTSNRSSPGYRQQNISTPAEFFKVFAQDQSGTNRSGSERQSSLTAANLIDAIIIHQINSSTEETATSKTETSPMNSMVSSASRPKQEPPDSAPQAGPHSLQPDQKSPPAMHGKKRWVHESQQRPAQSSPMPSTPQSGSGQVSDSDNSPTTSSMDAQTPKSEGSSAEQKNNMTLGEHITSIIMMDYGNGKPSLKNNVLSQINGSPEDSPSVSNSGTPVTAVPDQSSPGKPLMSQSQTDGVSQSTDSRPRSFSTGAGFVPSVHGHKWKKAHMHQDTSNMGSRSSSGSGEMYPDSMTSHTGEGDRGQQPDQSRSPLICSGTEPVSPAGAPESSEALPATTSPPPSPRSRSGSLNISSSVAANHQHISSLLSRPNTAGGHQAECSVSSPQVSEVASSSKPDNSQLGSLSPLDYVKNKIAEVLRDEYDPKAQSGASAMHQRSLQQKMAQQSGPSHLQSSSVGINRSISPMTGGHHQQAEPESTQQRGWDNQQREMHSQQHGDSMASLQQHQHETFPSSTSSNEQLQYQDPNNKHLSSSDEVSDSSSTSSQPVSQMSAAHAKKRMFARGRVKYGPDDAQSKYSQPKSLPSSMSEVQRASTTTDKKGPRSEYDFPDSPDDDPVVKGSYMALSSTTRSPRRGIVDSSDSRTERGGDSQVQSSDSRFGMDHSEAQSSEAQSYMRPDQNIDSRFMRRSSKHDTSEVDESSNVSHPSIDSTHSDRMIIDESGGAIDSSSVADVTSASPQRDRSKSSRSSKDSENSPRSSTDVQDGGERMAQSRTPDSAVGSFTHRSRSPRVGESHFPLLDTTTHPHSSSEMPTSASNIPTSTSSASMPSPYSGAGQQVGSSDGDHGFQQRGHEPTLLLSAQYETLSDDD; encoded by the exons AAGTAGGGAAGCTTATGCTGGATACGCTCAGGACACAATGGGAAATATTCAGGTATCCCAAGGGGGTGGAGATCCAGGTCCCAGTACAAGCCAGGTCAACCAAGCCTCCACTGGTCCTCACACCCCCAAACGCCCCCGCCTGGGGATGGAAAGACCAGAGTTACAGCCCCTGCAGATAGACGTAAAAAAG GAACCAACCTACAATCCGCAAGTGGAGGCAATATCGCCCACCCTCCCTCCCGATGAGACCAGTCCCTCCTCCAAGGATCAGCTTCTTCAGGCCATCAGTAAAGTGGATAGAGAGATCAGCAAGGTGGACAAAGACATTCAGAAACTCAAAAAGAAACAG GAGCAGCTAGAGTTAGAGAAATGTAAACCACCAGAAGAGAAACAGAAAGTAAAGGATATTGTTGTCACGGAGACCAAACATCAGAGCATAGCTCAAATCATTTATGCTGAGAACAGG aaaaaagctGAGGAAGCACACAACATGTTTGCTAAACTAGGGCCGAAGATAGATCTGGTATGTGTTAAATTG CCTCTGTATAACCAGCCCTCAGACACCACTGTTTACCATGAGAACAAAAGAAA gtATGCTGAGTTCAAACCTCGGCTCCTTCTGCATTTCAAAAAGAGACAGCAGGAGAAGAGAATAAGG GAGAGGTATCTAACTGAAAGATATGATCAGTTGATgcaagtttggttgaaaaaGATCGAAAGAATCGAGAACAATGCTAAAAGAAA AGCCAAAGATGCCAAAACAAGGGAGTACTTTGAGAAGGTATTCCCAGAGATCAAGAAGAACAGGGAGGATAAAGAGAGGTTTTCCAG GGCTGGGACTCGAGCTGGGAACAATGGGGTGTATGCAAGGAGTGAGGCCGAGCTGGAGCAGATTATGGATGGACTTCATGAACAAGAG GAGGAAGACAAAAAGATGAGGAGCTATGCAGTGGTGCCCCCTATGATGTTGGATGCTCGGCAACGTAAATTACGATACACAAACAATAATGGGCGTGTAGAAGATCCAATGGCTGAGGATGAGGAGAGAAAGTTTATAAATGTGTGGACACCACAGGAAAAGAACATCTTCAAGGAGAAATATTTACAGCATCCCAAAAACTTCTCTTACATTGCTCAGTTTCTGGAGAGAAAG AGTGTAGCAGACTGTGTCCAGTACTACTATCAAACCAAGAAAACAGAAAATTACAAACAGCTTCTACGTAAACAGACAGTACGAAAACAGAAGTGGAAGAAGCCTCAG CAGCAAGCATCCTCACGCCTTCAGGATGACTCTAACAAGGAGCGAGGTGCTGGTGGTGAAGATGAGGTAGTCTCCTCAGCCACCTCAGAGCAGGCAATGGAAACCTCAGATAACTGTGCACAAGCCTCCTCCTCAAGTGAGGCAGACCTCAAGATCAAAGAGGAAGAATTCTCATCAGATGACAACGAGGCAATGGCAGCAGTCACTGCAGGGAGTGAAGGGGATG GGGGTGCCCATAACTGTGCGATCTGCGATGTGCATCTAGAGCACTATGGTCTGAGTCGACCTTTGACACAAAGTAATTGTGACCTGTATGGTATGAAGGAAGAAAACCTGAAGCCTGACATGAGAGTGTGCAGCAGTTGTCGCTGTAAATCTGTGAGGCGCAGATACACACA ATGCCCAGTACCTTTATGTAAAACTCCAAAGAGGAAGGTCAAGCGACTCCGACCCCTGCCCCCTAAATGGTCAGAGTTATCAGCTGAGGCTAAAGACCCAATCATCAAGGAACTTC AGCTTACTGATGACATTACAAAGTGCTGCTCTGCCTGTTTTAACCGGATAGCGAGGAGACTGGGGACGGGATCTGGGGCCGGGGACCAGGTGGCACCGATGGCCCCCGAGACCACAGACACCACAGGTATTCTAA agagTGTAGAGACATCTCGTTGGACTGAAGAGGAAATGGAGATAGCAAAACAAG GACTGAGGCTTCATGGCAGAGACTGGGCAGCCATAGCAAGCATGGTACCTACTAAGACAGAGGCACAGTGCAAAAATTTCTACTTTAACTACAAGAAGAAACTGAATCTGGAGCAGATTGTTCAGGAACATGCCAAAGAAAAG GTTTTAAATTCCCAAGAAGTAGACAAAAGGACCACCTCTGTGTGTGAGAGTATTGCTTCCACGGTTACAGCGACCTCAGATGTGGAGGACATGTCCTCAGGAATGGAGGACAATGATGAGGATAATGACTCTGACACAACCAGTGCTCCTAGCCCCACTGCTCAAAGGATGGAGGAAG gtCCAATGAAAGAGGACAAACAAGAAGGGAACACCGTGCCTGAACTACCGGATCACCAGAGCACTGCCCCAGTGGGATTCCCCCAGAACCTGACCTCTAACAAGCCTCTGAGTGCCTCCCAGGGCAGCCTCCGCAGTGTGGACAATGACAGCAGTGCCACAATGAGTGCTGATGAAGCCCATCCCTCAGACAGCCACACCCACAGGGAACAGCAGA GTGAGCCAAGAGACTCATTTAGTCCTAGAACATCTGGAATCCCTGCCTCTAAGTTACCGATGCAGCATCCAGGTTTTGGTAACTTTCCACTGCAACCTCCTCAAGCAAGTCAGACTCACGTACAGCAGGTGATTCAAGGTGCCCAGTTAGGTGTACCGAATCAACCCCGGCCTTCCACAAGCCCTGGTTTACAGATGAAGAGTGCTCCACATGCCCATCCATCACCCATCAGGCAGAGCCCAGTGCCCAGTATGGTGGGCTCAAGTCCTGCCCTGGAGATGGACCACAATCGCCCATCTCGTCCATCAAGTCGTGACATTAGGGAGGTACAGCAAGGAATGGGACAGGCAAACTCCTCAGTGCTGGATTTCTCAGGTAGACAGATGTCACAAAACCAACAGCAGGGCAGGAACACCTTATATAGTATGATGTATCAAGGAGAGAATAATCAACACAGACCTTCTAGTGCTATGTCAGAGCCAGGATTTGTCAACCAAGGCCATCTGAGTAGGAGCATGTCACCAATTGTGCCAGGCAACAAGAACAGTCAGAATGATGCCAAGAGAATGTCCTGTGTCCGTGACCTCATTCATTCAGCGATAGAGAGGAATCTGGTTCAGTCGGATCGACCTACAGAGAGACCCCCTGAAAAAC GGCCTGCATCCTCAGAGCCAGTTTATAGAGGTCAACCAATGATTCCTGGAATGAATCAGTACAATGTTCAGGATCTAAGGAAAGAGAAGCCAGAGTATGGTGGGCGGCACTCAGTTTCTCCCTATCACATGCCTGTGGGCAGAATGGAGAGGGAGGTACCTGACAGCAGGGACAGAGATCTTCCTCAGGACCTGTCTAAAGCCCCCCAAGGTTACAGGGGAAATCCCAGGGATTTTGGAAGCCAGCCTCAGTTTGAATATAGAAGACCTGCAGAGGATCCGTTGCCTAGGTCTTCTGGTCCTCCACCTGCTCACTCTCAAAAACCAAGTGGATATTATCACAATGAGGCTCTGCCACTAACTAACAGACCTCCATCTGTGGAGCAGAAGTCCCCACAGCCTTCCTTCCAGCATGACAGACAGGCAATATCACCAGCCATTAATAGGCACATCCCACCAAGTACATCCCCATACCCTGGAATGCCCACAGTAATGGACCCCCATGGCCGTGGACAACCTAGGCAAACCATTCCTCCACCCCCGCCATTAATCAATAACAAGGGACCTTCCCCCAAGCTGAACACAAAATCCCCTCCATCAAGTGGCCATCCCTCCATGCTCATGCCTCCAGGTTCAGTTATGCATTCACCTTCAGGATCAATAACTCAGGGTACTCCTGTGAGAACTATGGCTCAGAGTTTGAATCCAAATCAGGTAGCAAGTATGGCACAGCGTCAGGAGGCTATTCACAGACCTGTACAGCCAAGGATGCCTAGTGGCTCAATAACTAGTGGCACACCTGTCAATAGAGATATGGGGAACCGAGGGCCTCCAGGTGGAATGGAGGGGCCAAGGATGCAGCAGTTACAATGGGAGCAACAGAGAATGATGATGGAGCAACACATGACCAGACCACAGCAATATCCCCAGCCAGGAATGCCATATCCTTACCAGTCAGAGAACAGCACCAGACAAACAATCAGATGTGACTTTGAAACTTCTAGGCAGATGGGAGGACCTCACAGCAGAAAACAAGAGAGCCAATCCTCACCTAGAGGAAAAGAGGGAAAGCCAGGAGCATACCCAGGATCCATGATGCCAGGCTATCCTCAAAGTAGCCAGGGGTTGGTGTATCTTCAACCTTCCATGCCACAAGATAGGAGATTGTCACCACACCCATCACATAATGCTCCACCACATGAGGAGAAACCTATTGGATGGCCTAAACAGGGAATGGCTGGACCAGTTCCTGGTCAAGTTCCTCATGATCGACCAAGCATAACCCATGGGACAGGCCGTCCCAGTGTCATCACTGTGAATGATCGCCCAGAGTACCCAAACGAGGGTATGAGAGGTGGGCAGGGTGCAAGCTCCCCAAGATATGACTCAATGTTACAAAGACAGCAGCAGCAACAACAGCAAAGAACAAGCATACCAGCTGCTACACTTGCAGCACAGCAACAGGAGTACAACAGAAGACAGATGCAAGAAAAACAAGAACAACAAGAAAGGGAGAATGCAAACAAAGTCAAGGCTTTCAATTTGGAAGAGCAGATCAGAAGAGAGATAATGGAGTCCCCCAAACAAGAGGAGAGGCTTCACAAAACCGAAACAGATTCCAGCAGATCCACATCAAACCGATCTTCCCCAGGATACAGGCAACAGAACATCTCAACTCCAGCAGAGTTCTTCAAAGTCTTTGCCCAAGATCAAAGTGGAACAAACCGCTCAGGCAGTGAGAGACAGTCTTCCTTAACCGCTGCCAATCTGATTGATGCTATTATTATTCATCAGATAAATAGTTCTACAGAAGAGACAGCGACTTCCAAAACAGAGACATCTCCTATGAACTCTATGGTCTCCTCTGCTTCTCGTCCCAAACAGGAGCCACCAGACTCGGCTCCACAAGCAGGACCACATTCTTTGCAGCCTGACCAAAAGTCACCACCAGCCATGCATGGGAAGAAGAGATGGGTGCATGAATCTCAGCAGAGGCCTGCTCAGTCTTCTCCTATGCCAAGCACTCCTCAG AGTGGATCAGGACAGGTATCAGACAGTGACAATAGTCCAACAACATCCAGCATGGACGCCCAGACTCCCAAATCTGAAGGATCAAGTGCTGAACAGAAGAATAACATGACCCTGGGGGAACACATCACCTCCATCATAATGATGGATTATGGCAACGGCAAGCCCTCCCTCAAAAACAACGTTCTCAGTCAGATTAATGGCAGCCCAGAAGACTCTC ccTCTGTCAGTAATTCGGGAACCCCAGTCACTGCAGTGCCTGACCAGTCGTCCCCAGGGAAACCCCTGATGTCCCAGAGTCAGACTGATGGGGTGTCCCAGTCCACTGACTCTCGCCCCCGAAGCTTCTCTACAGGAGCAGGATTTGTACCCTCTGTCCATGGCCACAAATGGAAGAAAGCCCACATGCAT CAGGACACCAGTAATATGGGATCCAGAAGTTCATCTGGATCTGGAGAAATGTACCCGGACAGCATGACCTCTCACACGGGAGAAGGGGATAGGGGTCAACAGCCGGACCAATCCCGCTCCCCACTCATCTGTAGTGGCACTGAACCAGTGTCCCCCGCAG GAGCCCCAGAGAGTAGCGAGGCACTGCCTGCCACGACTTCTCCCCCTCCCTCGCCTCGCTCACGATCTGGTTCACTGAACATTTCCTCAAGTGTAGCCGCAAATCACCAACATATTTCCAGTCTCTTGTCTAGACCCAACACTGCTG GTGGCCACCAAGCGGAGTGTTCTGTCTCCTCCCCACAAGTGTCAGAAGTGGCCTCCAGCTCCAAGCCTGACAACAGCCAGCTGGGCAGCCTGTCCCCGCTGGACTACGTCAAGAACAAGATTGCTGAAGTCCTCCGGGATGAGTACGATCCCAAGGCACAATCTGGTGCGTCTGCCATGCATCAGAGAAGCCTTCAACAGAAAATGGCACAGCAATCAGGACCCAGTCACCTACAGAGTTCCAGTGTAGGAATCAATCGTTCCATCTCTCCAATGACAGGGGGTCACCACCAACAGGCAGAGCCAGAGTCCACCCAGCAGAGGGGCTGGGATAATCAACAGAGAGAGATGCACTCACAGCAACATGGAGACAGCATGGCGTCTTTACAGCAACACCAGCATGAGACTTTTCCTTCAAGTACTTCCTCCAATGAGCAGCTGCAATATCAGGACCCAAACAACAAACACCTTAGTTCAAGTGATGAAGTGAGTGATAGCTCCAGCACTTCTTCCCAACCTGTATCTCAGATGTCAGCGGCACATGCTAAGAAACGCATGTTTGCACGTGGAAGAGTCAAGTATGGGCCTGATGATGCTCAGAGCAAATACTCCCAGCCAAAATCGTTACCATCATCTATGTCTGAAGTTCAGAGGGCATCTACCACAACAGACAAGAAAGGTCCACGATCTGAATACGACTTCCCAGATAGTCCGGATGATGACCCTGTGGTGAAAGGAAGCTACATGGCTCTGTCAAGTACAACCAGAAGCCCTCGCCGTGGAATAGTTGATAGTTCTGACAGTCGTACAGAACGAGGAGGTGACTCGCAAGTCCAAAGTTCAGACTCAAGATTTGGAATGGACCATAGCGAAGCCCAGAGCTCAGAAGCTCAGTCTTACATGCGACCAGATCAAAACATTGACAGTCGCTTCATGAGACGCTCATCCAAACACGATACATCAGAAGTGGATGAAAGTTCTAATGTGTCTCATCCAAGCATAGACAGTACACACTCAGACAGAATGATCATTGATGAATCAGGGGGTGCTATAGATAGTTCATCGGTAGCTGACGTAACCTCCGCATCACCCCAAAGGGACAGGTCAAAATCTTCAAGGTCATCCAAAGACAGTGAGAACAGCCCTCGCAGTAGTACGGATGTTCAAGACGGAGGAGAACGCATGGCTCAAAGTCGTACACCAGACAGTGCCGTAGGGTCATTTACACACCGATCTCGATCCCCGAGGGTAGGCGAGTCACACTTCCCTCTTCTAGACACCACCACACACCCACACTCTAGCTCCGAAATGCCAACGTCTGCATCTAACATCCCTACAAGCACCTCCTCTGCCTCAATGCCTTCTCCATACTCTGGGGCCGGGCAACAGGTGGGGTCCAGTGATGGAGACCATGGGTTCCAGCAGAGGGGGCACGAGCCCACCCTCCTTCTGTCCGCACAATACGAGACACTGTCTGACGACGATTGA